The nucleotide window TGGATGGAATCCCGGGATATGGAACCGTTTACCTTTCAGGCAGAAACCTGGTACAGGTACTCGCTTAAATATTCCGGTATGGTGGTCGCGCCTACAGGCTTTGGAAAAACCTTTTCTGTATTCCTGGCTGTGGTCATTGACTTCATGAACCATCCGGAAAAATACAATTCCGGGATGAAACTGCTCTGGATCACACCCCTGCGCGCACTGGCGAAAGATATTGCTAAAGCAATGAGTGAAGCGCTGGAGGACATAGGTCTGGATTGGGAAGTGGATGTGCGCAATGGCGATACGCCCAAAGATGTCCGTGCCCGCCAGACAAAGAAGATGCCTGACGTACTGATAATCACGCCGGAAAGCCTGCATCTGCTTTTAGCTCAGAAGAATCATCCCAATTTTTTTAAAAACCTGAACTGCGTAGTCATAGACGAATGGCATGAGTTGCTGAGCTCCAAACGGGGAGTCATGACCGAGCTGGCCTTAAGCCGAATCACAGCTTACAGCCCAAAACTCAGGATTTGGGGAATTACGGCTACGATTGGGAATCTGGATCAGGCGATGGAAGTGCTCATTCCCTACAATCTTAAAAAAACCAGGGTGGTTGCCCGTGAAAAAAAGAAAATTGAAATTCATTCTGTATTCCCGGACGATGTGGAGGTACTTCCCTGGGCAGGTCATCTGGGTACCAAACTTGTGGATAAGATTATCCCGATTATCATGGCCAGCAAAACAACCCTGATCTTCACCAATACCCGAAGTCAGGCCGAAATGTGGTATCAGGTTTTGCTGTCCGCAAATCCGGAGTTTGCAGGACAGTTGGCTATCCATCACAGTTCGGTGGATCGTGACATTCGGATATGGATTGAAGAGAATCTCTCCTCAGGTTATCTGAAGGCAGCGATATCAACCTCCTCACTGGATTTAGGGGTCGATTTCAAGCCGGTGGACACTGTCATTCAGATTGGGTCCAGTAAAGGGATTGCCAGGTTTCTGCAGCGGGCCGGCCGTAGTGGGCACTCGCCCTTTGAAACTTCCAAAATCTATTTCGTTCCTACACATTCACTGGAACTTATTGAGGTAGCTGCACTTAAAGAAGCAGTGAAGCAGAAACAGGTAGAGCCGCGCGAACCGCTTGTCCTCTGTTATGATGTCCTGATTCAGTATGTAATGACCTTAGCAGTAGGTACCGGTTTTGAGGAAGAAGAAACGTACCGCCAAATCTCACAAACCCACGCTTTCCGCGAATTCAGTCCCGCAGACTGGTCCTGGCTTCTGTCCTTCATTACCGTAGGAGGCAAACTTAAAAACTATGAGGAATACCATAAAGTAGTTATTCAGGACGGACTGTATAAGGTGACTTCCAGAAGGATCGCCATGCTGCACCGGATAAACATTGGTGCCATCGTGAGCGATTCCATGATGAAGGTTAAGTTCTTCGGAGGTGGTTATATCGGGATGATTGAGGAATATTTCATTTCAAAACTCAACAAAAACGATAAATTCGTGCTGGCCGGCCGTGTTTTGGAAGTTTCGCACATTAAAGAAATGACAGTGTATGTAAAAAATTCGTCCGGTAAAGCAATTGTACCCAGCTATTTAGGCGGGAGATTGCCATTATCATCTAATTTAAGTGGATTTTTGCGGGAGAAACTGTCCGAATCACTGAATGCCAAATCATCCGAAAAGGAGCTTACTTTCCTGCACCCGCTTTTGGTAAGTCAGCAGGAAAATTCGCACATACCCAATGAACATGAATTTCTGGTTGAAAAAATAAAGACCCGGGAAGGATTTCACCTGTTTATGTATCCGTTTGAAGGCAGGCTAATGCACGAGATCATAAGTGCCCTCGTAGCTTACAGGATTTCAAAAATTTCCCCAATCTCATTTTCGATGGCCATGAACGATTATGGTTTTGAACTCTTTTCCAAACTTGAAATCCCGGTAGATGAGGACAATGTTAATGACATTTTAAGCAAAGAAAATCTGATTCAGGACGTGCTGAGTTCAGTAAATTCAACAGAGATGGCCAGACGGAAATTCCGCGACATCGCAGTAATTTCCGGCATGGTGGTACGCAATTATCCGGGGCAGCAAAAGAACAATAAGAACCTTCAGGCATCAGCGGGTCTGATATTCAACGTACTGGAAGATCACGACCCTCAAAACCTGCTCCTGAAGCAGGCTTATGCAGAGGTTTTTTTCCAGCAGATAGATGAAGCACGTCTGGCCACCGCGTTTAACCGGATCCATGACAGCCAGATCATTCTAAAGGAGTCCAATACCTTCACCCCACTCAGTTTTCCCATAAAAGTGGACAGTTTGCGCCAAAGTTTGAGCAGCGAGGATCTCTCGGCAAGAATTTTGAGGCTTAAGGCGGAAGCCATGAAAAAACGGATGAGGAAATGAAGCTGAAATCGCTCACAAAGAAAATTCACAGTCAGACACTGATATTTACCAATCAAAGGGCGCTCTACTGGGCAGAGCGTCAGGCACTGATCATCAGTGACCTGCATATCGGTAAAACTGCTTATTTCCGCAAGAACGGTATCGCAGTTCCTTCCGGCATCCTGACTGATGATCTCACACGGTTGGCCGCTTTACTTATTCACTATTCCGCCAAAGAACTTATTATTGTCGGTGATTTCCTGCATGTGGGACGCAACGCCGATTTCCGAATCTTCGAAGTCTGGCTGCAGGAATTTTCGCAGCTGAAAATAATAATAATCAAAGGAAACCACGATCAGATCAAGGCTGAATTAATGTCAGTCCTGCCCGCCGAAATCCATGAGGAGCAGCTGATAATTGAACCTTTTAAATTTATTCATGTTCCGGATGAAGAGAGCGATAATTTCACTGTTTCCGGTCACATTCATCCCGGGGTCAGTGTAAAACTGGAAAGAAATAAATACATAAGCCTTCCCTGTTTCAGGTATACCGAGAGGCAGTTGGTGCTTCCGGCTTTCAGCAAATTTACAGGTCTTGATACAAAAAGCTGTGGCGACTTTCACTGCATCCCGTTTAATGACGATCTTATATTTGAAATGTAGATGTTTCAGAATTTCACCGGTTATTTGCATTATTTTCATACGGCATGACCATATTTCTTATTGGGAATATTAATTGTTGAGCAAGCATCAACCAAATCATTAACAATAAAAATTTAGAGTATGTCTGATGCTATTTCACCAAAAGAGAATTTATCCAATGAGGAAGCGATTAAAAAATTAAAAGAACTGGCCGAAGGTGCCGGGAACTGCTTTTTCACGACGAAGATTAACGAATCTACGCCTCACACGCGTCCAATGGCTTTGCAGGAAGTATGCGACCAGGGAAATCTATGGTTTATAAGCTCATCCGAAAGTCACAAGAACGAAGAAATCTCTGATGATGCCAGGGTGCAGCTGTATTTTCAAAATAACAGCAGCTATGAATACCTGTATGTGCTTGGTACCGCATCTATCCATAAAGACAAAGAGCTTATTGACAAATACTGGACTTCATTTGCCAATGCCTGGTTCGATGGAAAAGATGACCCGCGCGTTACCATAATTAAAGTGAAACCTATAGATTCTTATTACTACGAAACCAAGGACAACAAGGTTGTTGCAATGGCAAAAATGCTTTTTGTAGCTGCTACGGGTGCCAAAATGGAAGATGGCGGTGTAGAAGGAAAGCTTGAGGTTTAATATAAAAATTATGAATTCAAAGAAAATATTGATTCCCCTTTCTCTTGGCTTGATTGGATTATTTGTCTTTAACTCATGCAAAGCTAAAATACCTGCAGGTGCGGAGCCTGTAAGGAACTTTGACAAAGAGCGGTATCTGGGTAAGTGGTACGAAATTGCCAGACTGGATTTTACGTGGGAAAAAAACCTGAATAATGTAACCGCTGAATATGGCACCAAAGACAACGGAAATATAAGTGTCCTTAACCGCGGATATGACTATAAAAAGGACAAGTGGAAAGAATCTGAAGGCGAAGCAAAGCCGGTTGGTGACGCTACGGTGGGCAGTCTTAAAGTAGCCTTCTTCAAACCATTCTGGGCTGGGTATAATGTGATTGACCTCGAAGATTACAGATATGCCCTGGTTATTGGTGACAGTCTGGATAATATGTGGATCCTCTCCAGAGAAAAAACCATTCCGGACGATATAAAACAGAGATTTCTGGCTAAAGCCAAAAGTATAGGGTACCAAACTGAAGATCTTATTTGGGTAAAACACGATTAAGAAACTGTTAAAGTTATTGAGCGGCGTGCAGCAAATTGCACCCGCTTTTTTTTGCAAAACCGTAATTAAGAAAGAGGTTGGATCAGTTAATGAATTGTTGGTCTGTTTGAATTACTTTTGCAGGTTCACAGTGTGACACTTGTCTCATTCCGGCAAACCAACTCAAATAAATGAAGACCCTAAGCAAAATCATGATAAGTATATTGGTAATAACCGCCGCTTTGGTAGCAGCAGCCTTCATCATTATTAATCAGCCGAAATTTGGAAAAGCACCTACCGGAGCACGTCTGGAGCGTATACAGCAGTCACCGCATTATAAAAACGGCAGATTCGATAATCTGAACAAAACCCCGCAGCTGGCTGAAGACACTTCTATGCCGGAGGTCATGTTCCGCTTCCTTTTCGGAAAAAAAGACCAATTGAAACCTGCCCAGGCTTTTCGAATGACCAAAACCGAACTGAAATCACTAAAGCCCGATGAAAACGTGTTTATCTGGATGGGACACTCGTCCTATTATATGCAGATTGACGGCCTGAAAATCCTGGTAGACCCGGTGCTGAGCGGCAACGCTTCACCATTCACTTTTACGACCAAAGCTTTTGAAGGAAGTGACCTGTACACTGCAGATGATATTCCAACATTGGATCTTCTCATCATAACGCATGATCACTGGGACCACCTGGACTATAAAACAGTTAAGGAACTGCAGCACAAAACGCGGAGAGTCGTTACCGGACTGGGTACGGGCGAACATCTGGAATATTGGGGCTACAGTCCGGACCTCATAACGGAACTGGACTGGTTTGAGAATTCTGATCTGGGCAATGGTTTCAGAATATATTGTGAGCCGGCTCGCCATTTTTCAGGCCGGGGACTCAAGCGCGACCAGGCCATCTGGGCAAGCTTTGTACTGGAATCGCCCACGCAGAGAATCTATATTGGCGGCGACAGTGGTTACGATGATCATTACAAAAAAATCGGCGAAAAGTACGGCAGTTTTGACCTCGCCATTCTTGAGAACGGACAGTACAACAGGGACTGGCGGTATATCCATTTCCTTCCCGGCGAAAATATTAAGGCGATGAAGGAACTTAACGCCGAGAGAATGATTCCGGTTCACAATTCAAAATTCGCACTTGCTGTACATTCCTGGAACGAACCCCTGAAAAAGATAACAGAACTTAACACTGAAAATCTCAGGATAATCACCCCTGCAATCGGACAGAAAGTCCCCTGGCTGGACGACTCCAAAATCTATAAAAAGTGGTGGGAAGACTATGACACTCATTTGGAATGATTTTTTCTGCGTGATGAAGGGCTGATGCATCGGTGCCGGATTTTCCCGGCCAAACAGCTTTCAAACTTCTGAGTATGAAAAGAACATTACAGATTGCCAACGGCGTGGCTTTAGTGGCCACCATCATCTTCAACTACCTGAGTAACACCGGAATCTTCGACGGTAAAACCATAGGCGATGTTTCGGACCAGTACCACACCTCCATTACGCCGGCGGGCTACGCTTTCTCTATCTGGGGCCTCATTTATCTCCTTCTATTTGTTTTCGTGATCTATACAGGACGCGGCTTATTCCGGACTGATATAGATGATGCCGATGAAATCGTAGAGCGAATTGGATGGTGGTTTGTAGTTTCGTGCTTCGCCAATTGTGCCTGGATCGTGGTCTGGCTGAACGGCTGGAGTGGGCTGTCTGTTTTGCTGTTGGTAATTGCCATGATTTCGCTGACCAAAATTCTGCTTGAAACCAAACAATTTGCAGATACAGCAGGTAAAAAATGGATGGTGAACGTACCTTTCCAAATTTATGCGGGCTGGATGAGCGTTGCGCTGATAGTTGCCACGGCCGCCTGGCTGGGCAAGATCGGTTGGGATGGTTGGGGAATTTCAGGTGAAATATGGACAGTTATCCTGATTACAACTGCAACTGTGATCCATTTACTGATGACCTGGCGCCGGGACTCACCAATATTTGCACTGGTGGGAACTTGGGCGTTTGTTGCAATAGCGCAGGCTAATATTGACAATTCTTCAACGATATACATTTTTGCCCTGATCTGTGCTGTGGTTCTGTTCGGCAGCAGCCTTATCAATATCATCCGAAGAAAATCTGTTTAATGCCTTCCGGGCAGATTATTAAACAGATATTTGCGTCTAATTTTTAAGAAATTTCAAATGAACATCAAAATAATTCTGTTTTTAATATTTTCTTTTCTATCGGTTTTCATGAATGCGCAGGAACCGAAAGCTCTAAAGCCTTTGGATGCAGAACTCAGCACAGTTGCATATCCGTTTCCGGTCCAGTTTAAAGAACTGAAAAACCAGGGACAGAAACTTAGGATGGCTTATATGGATGTAAAGCCAGCAAAACCCAATGGTAAAACAGTTGTCCTTCTGCACGGAAAAAATTTTAACG belongs to Chryseobacterium sp. and includes:
- a CDS encoding ligase-associated DNA damage response DEXH box helicase; translation: MTEKFKSSNGYQIIKRWMESRDMEPFTFQAETWYRYSLKYSGMVVAPTGFGKTFSVFLAVVIDFMNHPEKYNSGMKLLWITPLRALAKDIAKAMSEALEDIGLDWEVDVRNGDTPKDVRARQTKKMPDVLIITPESLHLLLAQKNHPNFFKNLNCVVIDEWHELLSSKRGVMTELALSRITAYSPKLRIWGITATIGNLDQAMEVLIPYNLKKTRVVAREKKKIEIHSVFPDDVEVLPWAGHLGTKLVDKIIPIIMASKTTLIFTNTRSQAEMWYQVLLSANPEFAGQLAIHHSSVDRDIRIWIEENLSSGYLKAAISTSSLDLGVDFKPVDTVIQIGSSKGIARFLQRAGRSGHSPFETSKIYFVPTHSLELIEVAALKEAVKQKQVEPREPLVLCYDVLIQYVMTLAVGTGFEEEETYRQISQTHAFREFSPADWSWLLSFITVGGKLKNYEEYHKVVIQDGLYKVTSRRIAMLHRINIGAIVSDSMMKVKFFGGGYIGMIEEYFISKLNKNDKFVLAGRVLEVSHIKEMTVYVKNSSGKAIVPSYLGGRLPLSSNLSGFLREKLSESLNAKSSEKELTFLHPLLVSQQENSHIPNEHEFLVEKIKTREGFHLFMYPFEGRLMHEIISALVAYRISKISPISFSMAMNDYGFELFSKLEIPVDEDNVNDILSKENLIQDVLSSVNSTEMARRKFRDIAVISGMVVRNYPGQQKNNKNLQASAGLIFNVLEDHDPQNLLLKQAYAEVFFQQIDEARLATAFNRIHDSQIILKESNTFTPLSFPIKVDSLRQSLSSEDLSARILRLKAEAMKKRMRK
- a CDS encoding tryptophan-rich sensory protein — translated: MKRTLQIANGVALVATIIFNYLSNTGIFDGKTIGDVSDQYHTSITPAGYAFSIWGLIYLLLFVFVIYTGRGLFRTDIDDADEIVERIGWWFVVSCFANCAWIVVWLNGWSGLSVLLLVIAMISLTKILLETKQFADTAGKKWMVNVPFQIYAGWMSVALIVATAAWLGKIGWDGWGISGEIWTVILITTATVIHLLMTWRRDSPIFALVGTWAFVAIAQANIDNSSTIYIFALICAVVLFGSSLINIIRRKSV
- a CDS encoding pyridoxamine 5'-phosphate oxidase family protein; translated protein: MSDAISPKENLSNEEAIKKLKELAEGAGNCFFTTKINESTPHTRPMALQEVCDQGNLWFISSSESHKNEEISDDARVQLYFQNNSSYEYLYVLGTASIHKDKELIDKYWTSFANAWFDGKDDPRVTIIKVKPIDSYYYETKDNKVVAMAKMLFVAATGAKMEDGGVEGKLEV
- a CDS encoding MBL fold metallo-hydrolase translates to MISILVITAALVAAAFIIINQPKFGKAPTGARLERIQQSPHYKNGRFDNLNKTPQLAEDTSMPEVMFRFLFGKKDQLKPAQAFRMTKTELKSLKPDENVFIWMGHSSYYMQIDGLKILVDPVLSGNASPFTFTTKAFEGSDLYTADDIPTLDLLIITHDHWDHLDYKTVKELQHKTRRVVTGLGTGEHLEYWGYSPDLITELDWFENSDLGNGFRIYCEPARHFSGRGLKRDQAIWASFVLESPTQRIYIGGDSGYDDHYKKIGEKYGSFDLAILENGQYNRDWRYIHFLPGENIKAMKELNAERMIPVHNSKFALAVHSWNEPLKKITELNTENLRIITPAIGQKVPWLDDSKIYKKWWEDYDTHLE
- a CDS encoding lipocalin family protein is translated as MNSKKILIPLSLGLIGLFVFNSCKAKIPAGAEPVRNFDKERYLGKWYEIARLDFTWEKNLNNVTAEYGTKDNGNISVLNRGYDYKKDKWKESEGEAKPVGDATVGSLKVAFFKPFWAGYNVIDLEDYRYALVIGDSLDNMWILSREKTIPDDIKQRFLAKAKSIGYQTEDLIWVKHD
- the pdeM gene encoding ligase-associated DNA damage response endonuclease PdeM, whose amino-acid sequence is MKLKSLTKKIHSQTLIFTNQRALYWAERQALIISDLHIGKTAYFRKNGIAVPSGILTDDLTRLAALLIHYSAKELIIVGDFLHVGRNADFRIFEVWLQEFSQLKIIIIKGNHDQIKAELMSVLPAEIHEEQLIIEPFKFIHVPDEESDNFTVSGHIHPGVSVKLERNKYISLPCFRYTERQLVLPAFSKFTGLDTKSCGDFHCIPFNDDLIFEM